One window from the genome of Actinomycetota bacterium encodes:
- a CDS encoding class I SAM-dependent methyltransferase, protein MTGDEPNDQNSQGKGHDPKNHDRRFHGQPERLRSAERLVLLDVERVVSLSLEGLEARSALDVGCGTGLFTEAFINKGVDTTGVDVNAEMLVIARNEVPSAQFREASAEKLPFNAGVFDLVFFGHLLHETDEPLEALKEAHRVAIARVVVLEWPYRHEEQGPPLAHRLRPEVIEDLARQAGFSMAEHIQLKHVDLFRLRP, encoded by the coding sequence ATGACCGGCGATGAGCCAAACGACCAAAACAGCCAGGGCAAGGGCCATGACCCCAAAAACCATGACCGCCGCTTTCACGGCCAACCGGAGCGTTTGCGCTCTGCCGAGAGGTTGGTGCTACTGGATGTGGAGCGGGTAGTTTCCCTGAGCCTGGAAGGCCTTGAAGCTCGTAGCGCTCTGGACGTGGGCTGCGGCACGGGTCTGTTCACCGAGGCATTCATTAATAAGGGCGTGGACACGACGGGAGTTGACGTCAATGCAGAAATGTTAGTCATCGCCCGCAATGAGGTGCCGTCGGCTCAATTCCGTGAAGCTTCGGCGGAAAAGCTGCCCTTTAATGCTGGTGTCTTTGATCTGGTGTTTTTCGGTCACCTGCTGCACGAAACCGATGAGCCACTGGAGGCTCTAAAGGAGGCGCATCGGGTGGCAATAGCCAGGGTCGTGGTGCTGGAATGGCCTTACCGGCATGAAGAGCAGGGGCCACCGCTGGCGCACCGGCTTCGGCCGGAGGTGATTGAGGATCTTGCCCGCCAGGCGGGGTTTAGTATGGCAGAGCACATACAGCTTAAGCACGTGGACCTCTTCCGGCTGCGGCCCTGA
- a CDS encoding NEW3 domain-containing protein: MAAKTPPAGSQVAADPSNDYLAIQVGSDGRFNSGATGIIAGSSFNISYAWPNSPGTSFTTVRVDGADYIYGNGDGCPLVQPPTDMPDLVNESVAECAGVRVTQTLQIVNGTSTGRPDTGMYKYTVSNLDAVPHDVGVRVMVDTMLNNNDGAPFRVPGVGDVTTEMDFTGIAIPDYWQAFYDLSNPDIVAQGTLRGGGATTPDRFALTTWPGIVGTSWDYTVTPGNPVTGDSAATVWWNPVSLAPGGTRDLLTYYGLGTVSGTAALSITGPVNLTNAGSDWSPNPFTVTAYVANNTDTAMTDVPLTLTLPAGLELPPGEVATHTIPSIAPGETGLTSWSVRAQCAGDWTYSVSGIGLEANRSINVPPLRPILTLSRQNVYWGSYANYVARSLSVAYSVNNLGLVTAYNVMIIDSQASNGVMPEMGQLPVSLGDIAGGGSSALYVLKYTVPANVSSFSTSNSGTAEDACGGGLLYTYP, from the coding sequence TTGGCTGCCAAGACGCCGCCAGCAGGATCGCAGGTGGCGGCCGATCCAAGTAATGATTATCTGGCCATCCAGGTGGGATCCGATGGCAGATTCAACAGCGGCGCAACCGGCATAATTGCCGGCAGCAGCTTTAATATCAGCTACGCCTGGCCTAATAGCCCAGGGACCTCATTTACAACCGTCAGGGTTGATGGTGCTGATTACATTTATGGAAACGGAGACGGATGCCCGCTGGTTCAGCCTCCTACCGATATGCCTGACCTGGTCAACGAATCCGTCGCGGAGTGCGCGGGTGTGAGGGTCACGCAGACTCTGCAGATAGTTAACGGAACTTCCACCGGCAGGCCGGACACGGGCATGTACAAATACACCGTCAGCAATCTTGACGCCGTGCCGCACGATGTTGGGGTCCGCGTGATGGTCGATACGATGTTGAATAATAATGACGGCGCGCCTTTCCGCGTTCCCGGCGTCGGAGACGTGACCACGGAAATGGACTTCACGGGAATCGCTATCCCGGATTACTGGCAGGCATTCTATGACCTTTCCAATCCCGACATAGTGGCTCAGGGCACGCTCAGAGGCGGAGGGGCCACTACCCCTGACCGGTTTGCCCTTACAACTTGGCCGGGTATAGTGGGCACAAGTTGGGACTATACTGTAACTCCCGGAAACCCGGTTACTGGTGACAGCGCGGCGACCGTGTGGTGGAACCCTGTTTCGCTTGCGCCCGGGGGGACACGTGACTTGTTGACATATTACGGACTCGGCACGGTCAGCGGGACGGCGGCTCTTAGCATCACTGGACCCGTGAATCTGACAAACGCTGGTAGCGATTGGTCGCCCAACCCGTTCACGGTTACAGCTTACGTGGCTAATAATACCGATACTGCCATGACCGATGTACCGTTGACGCTGACGCTTCCTGCCGGCCTCGAACTTCCGCCTGGCGAAGTCGCGACGCATACGATACCCAGCATCGCCCCCGGGGAAACGGGCCTCACCTCCTGGAGCGTGCGGGCTCAATGTGCGGGTGACTGGACATATTCGGTGTCGGGTATCGGCCTGGAAGCCAACAGATCTATCAATGTGCCGCCGTTACGGCCTATCCTCACGCTTAGCAGGCAAAACGTTTATTGGGGAAGTTACGCCAACTATGTGGCGCGAAGCCTAAGTGTGGCTTACAGCGTAAACAATCTGGGGCTTGTAACGGCATATAATGTTATGATCATCGACTCTCAGGCGTCCAATGGAGTAATGCCCGAAATGGGGCAGTTGCCTGTTAGCCTGGGCGATATAGCCGGCGGCGGCTCATCAGCTTTGTATGTGCTCAAATACACGGTGCCGGCTAACGTCTCCTCATTCAGCACCAGCAATTCGGGTACAGCTGAGGATGCCTGCGGAGGAGGCTTGTTGTACACGTATCCCTAG